Genomic segment of Pseudomonadota bacterium:
CTCAGGGGTCGACTCCTTTGTATCGCTGGATACCTATAAAATGGGCTGACTCTATTGCGACATTAAACTAACCTGCTTTCAAATGGTTAGCACCCTCTTATTTATTTTTTCAATCTTCTTGGTCTACTTTGGTCTAATACTCCTAATACTGTATAGAAGGCAAATGCCCACATCAGTAATATCATATTGTCCTTTCGTTAGGTTGATAAAAGGGGTTTTAAGCGTTCACTGCGTTCTCCCCAAGATTCCCCCTTGTCCCTGTAGTGAAACTTTAGATCGTAGACTTTATTCAGCCTGTCTGATATTCCTATTATGGTAGGTATATCCCGACCGTAAGTTTCTATGCATTTTTTTAGGTCTGGTCTTATCGTAACCTTTACCCTCATTCTCTCCCCTCTTTGTTCGTTTAATTATACACTAATTATCGGATAAGTCAAGAGTTTTCCCACTCCCTAAGGTATTTTGTCCAATCTGACGATGGTATGTCTTTTTTAAAAAGTCGCTCTACTGATTTTTCCCCATATTTACTTACGAGAGAGTTTATATAAGCGGTTGGGTTGTCGATATTGGGGATACTCTCTTCTACACATTTGACAAGTTTTTTATACCACTCACTAGTGTTATATTTATTATTAACACTTGTATTATTATATACGCATTTTTGCGTAGGGGGGGTTTGCGGTTTTTGCGTATCCCCCTTGCGGTTTTTGCGTAAGGGTATGGGCTTAATTGTTATTTGCCTTTTGTAATTATCCTCAACCACAGAATGGATATAGTTTAACTCTTCTAATTTAGATATCACCCTAGAGACTTGGGACTGAGAAATACCAAAATTATCTGAGAAATACTTATTTGAAGCCCAACAGACCCCAGTTTTGTTGCTTAGGGCAGTTATTTCTCCATATATTAACTTAGCGGTGCTAGATATTCTTTTGTCGTACCTTACCTCCGAAATAATGACAGCATAATAATTCGGTTTTTCTTGTTCTTCCACCCTCTTTACCCCCATTCTTTTATAAAAGAGCCATCTACGGTGCATCGTAAACGGCTCTCAAATAACAAGTATGCACCCTTCCTAACTATAGTAATGTTAGCATAAGTGTTTACAAATTAGAATAGTAAAGTTTTCCACAGTTTTAGAAAGGGATATCGTCAATATTTACCTTGTTTATTTCTTCCTTACTGACTATCGAATTTGGCTTGTAGTCTGAGAGTAATCCTAGAGCTTCAGCAGCATCTTCGTCCATTAGAATATCATAATCAGGCATATTCTCTGCCTTTTTATCTGTTTTTCTGAATATAGCACCATACGAACCGTTGTTGTATTTTACCGAGATATATTTTAGCCCATTAGCTGACTCTTTGATCCACCCTGCACCTATTTTAGCTGATTTTTTCTTTTCCATTTTTACTCCTTATATTCCTAAATCTTTATTATTCTGTTGAACAACTTTGTTACTCACCTTATTGCCGTCATCATCTTCATCTGCAGCAATTCCTAAGATAGCTGACCAAGCATATCTCTTAAAATAAGTGAAAGCCGATCCGTAATCTTGGGGATTTGTTTCGGTTTTAGTCGCTAAGGTAGCTGTTTCTTCAATGACTTCGCCTGATTCGTGAATCAAAGTAGTTTTTAGAGCTATCTTGCCGTCAACATTGCTAATTTGCTGAGTAATTCCAAACCCATTCTTACCCATTATTGGTAAGGTATCGTCAACTAGGGTGTCAAAAGTAATATATTTACTCTTAAAGAACGGATTATCTG
This window contains:
- a CDS encoding ERF family protein codes for the protein MKTEFAKAFIKMQQELPRIKKEADNPFFKSKYITFDTLVDDTLPIMGKNGFGITQQISNVDGKIALKTTLIHESGEVIEETATLATKTETNPQDYGSAFTYFKRYAWSAILGIAADEDDDGNKVSNKVVQQNNKDLGI
- a CDS encoding helix-turn-helix domain-containing protein translates to MEEQEKPNYYAVIISEVRYDKRISSTAKLIYGEITALSNKTGVCWASNKYFSDNFGISQSQVSRVISKLEELNYIHSVVEDNYKRQITIKPIPLRKNRKGDTQKPQTPPTQKCVYNNTSVNNKYNTSEWYKKLVKCVEESIPNIDNPTAYINSLVSKYGEKSVERLFKKDIPSSDWTKYLREWENS